The Equus caballus isolate H_3958 breed thoroughbred chromosome 4, TB-T2T, whole genome shotgun sequence genome includes the window ATCACTTAAGACTCATAGGTCTCATTAAACTAACCAaagtttttatattcttttctgaatttggataggattcttttcttttaaagttttcttcaagaactttggtaattttttttcttttccccagtttcttttttctgtccttattatttttccctctgaTTTATAAAGGTGTTATCATGCCCAGTACATTGCAGACAAGCCAATACACTTCTCTCTTATTGGGAGTAACTCTCCTGTTCACTTTAAAGTTTACTTTTGTCTCTTTGTTGCATGTGTCAGTTTCTTCTGCGTTATTCAAACAAACAATCAGAGAAATCTGAAATTGAAGTTGACCTTGAAAAGGTAACTGGTAGACACATTCTCTCACATAAATTCATCTACCTCCTCTGTAATTCAAAAATGATCTGTCTACCAAATAAATTAGATGTTTCAGAGCTCCTTGGAGCTTGGCAACAAGAGAAATCCTAGATCTTGGTAAAGCAGCAACAGCTGATTTAGTAAGCATGGAATGATTCTGTAGCCGATCCCTGCCAGGATAACAGAGGGTCTTATTTACTGTCTCTCGCCTTGGTCCTTCCAAGTAGGTACTGTTTTCTGTTTACTTATCCCCTAGCTTTAGGCCCTGGAACAATGTTGAACACAGTGTCACTGGCCGTGGTGCCAGACAGGATCAGGGGCTCTGGAATATTTacagtttcccttcttcttcttccataAATGAAATGGGCAGTCTGAATGGAGGAAATCAAGGGCCAGCTGGCTAAAAACACAACTGGCAACAAAGCACTTGGGCTCCTTCCAAGAGCTGGTGTTTAGAGAGAGGCCATTTAAAGAGCAAATTCCAACTACCATAATAATGGTTCAGGACACTAGCTGTGGATGAAACACTAAAATCTGACTCAGGAAGATTTTCGTTTCCAAAGTTTGCAACCTATTATATGCCTCCTTCTTAAGAAATTTTTTAGTCTTAGAGTCAATCCCTTAAAATAGCCAATCCCTTATACCCTAACAAATAACAAAGATACGTATTATATACTTTCAGAATGTCAAATAAATTCTGTGCCATGATGGCCAGTGTTATTTGTGCTTAAACTCAttcatacaaaataaataaaattgttaagaaattaagaagaaaaaagaatcaagaaatgTCATAGGAATTTAGATGGGATAACATGGCAGACAGCCAAAGACACAAACTAATTTGGGAGGTTATTAATATATCATGAGGCCAACTGACAAACAAAGAAAGGCAGATTtcctttgttaaataaataaaatactactcCAATTTtgatatttaggaaaaaatgcaGTAATCTTGGAGGAAAAAATCAGATTGGAGCACTAGAAATCTAGTAGACAAAAAATACAaggtttttttcttgctgagttcTAATAATGACAACCATGGATTGGCCATTTATTAACCCTAGAATCTCTGATGGGTGCCAAATCAGAAATACATATAACACCATATTCAGAGAGATAAATTTAAATTCTAAACAGTTCTATACATTATGAGATCATAATCCTTTCACAACCTAGGGAACAGATGAGTTTGAAGGTGAGCGAATAAAGCTGCCTCTCTCTCTatgtaagtgtatatatatatacatatatatatagatgcaTAAATGATTGACAAGAGAAATGGAGGAGGgacccagaaaaaaagagaaaggattcaGCAGCCAGGTAGGTGCTTGGAGCAGCAGTTCTGATGCTATAAATCCCGGAAATGGGTAAAGCTTGAGACCCCCTGGAAGGCATTACCTCGATATAGGGCACAATCTTGCAGGAGAAGTCCTCCAGCAGCCACTTCTTTGTTAGCTCGTGAAAGATGACAAGCGGAAGGCAGAAGAAGATGATGAGAAAGTCCCAGAAGGCCAGGTTGGCCAACAGAGAGTTGGAAATGCTCCGCATGTAATAGTTATGACACACGATACACATCACCGCCAGGTTGCCAATGATGCCGGTCCCGAAGATCACCACCGACAAACACATGACCGCATAGGCTCCGTATGACTCCTGGGTCAAGGGGTAGAATGGGTTCTTCAGTCGCAAGCGTCGGTTCGTGCTGTTGCCCCGGCGGGGACCCCCGCGTTCGTGGATCCCTTCACCCGAGGACCCATTCTGGGCCAGCGCCCTGCCTGGGGGTGCAATCGTCCGCCCTTCGTAACCGGACGGTCCACTGACCGTCTTGGGTGGGAGGTCGTGGCGGGAACCCTGGAGTTTCCCGGCTCTCCTTGGCCAGTAATAAAGGTCGCTGGCTCCGGGTTCTGCCCTCACACTAGGATCCTGGCTGTTCCCGGAAATGCCAGCGCCTCTGggacccttctccttctcctctgaggTTTGAAGGAAGAGTTGGAGAGCCGTGGGGTTCCCTCTCCCCAAAGTTCCAGGGAGCTCCTGACCCCGGGCACCTTTCCACCTCCAGGCGCCAGGCGGTCTGGCTGGAGGTCCCCAGGGCTCATCTGCCGACGCCTCCACCCCTCTGCCTGCACCTGGGTCACCGCCCCGGGCCACCAGTAGGTCCCACGAGGGCGCCGGGCGCGCCgctgcctcctgctcctcctctctgggCGCACGGGTGAGCAGAAGGTCTCCTGCAGAATTTCGTGGTCCCCAAGCGTCCCTGCTGCGACGCTGGATCAGTATAGGTGCACAGCTTTCCCCCAGACAAGTTTCGTTCCTGGGCGCAGGGGCGGACCCGAGGGCAGGAGATGCAGAAAGCTTGAGCAGTAGCAGAAGCAGCAGCCGCGATGTGCGGGCGAGAGGCGCCCCCGGGGCCCGCATGGCTCCGTGAGGACGCGCCCGGCAGCCGCGGCTCCCGTTTAGGACCGACACCTGCTGCCTAAGTTGCTGCTGAGAGTTAGACACATGTCACATACTCACCCCCGCCCCGGCTGCGGGGGACGGGAGATTACGGGGAGGTTGGGGGATGGGTCTTGGGGTCACAACCCTCCCCCTCTACAATCCTTCCTCGTTTGGCGTCCTGTGCATTTCTCAGCCAAATCCAACCCAAGAGCCGCGTATCCCCAAGGTTCAGAGAGGGAATCGCTGCTCCCGGTGGCTGACCTTGAAAAGTTGCAACCAACACCTGACTATTGATTAATGTTGCGACTGGGAGAAGCCCAACGAAGCCCCACGCTCCTCCCTGCCTTTGGTTGGTTGCCTTCTTGGTAACAGTTGCTCTGCCTATTTACATCCTTTCGATACTGCTTTATCCAGTAGAAGACGAGGTcgtgaaagggaaagaaaaacaagttcCCCTTCTTCAGATGACTAGTAGCCACAATCCCGCTCCCTGCTCTCTGGAAACAGGTTGCAAACCGCCAGACGCAGCACAGAGGCGCCCGGGAAACTCTTGTGCCGCCTAACCCCAGCGACCCGCGAGGCTGCTGCCGCCGAGGAGAAGCGGGATTCGAAATCCGCGGCCACTGTCAAAGTTGCTTCTCCTCCTGCTCAAAGTTGACCAGGGGGCGGCGCGGACTGCTGGGCGGCGTGTCCCGGTGGAGACGGGAAtcggtggtgggggtggggagggcgggcGCTGCTCCTCCGTGGACGGTGCCGGCGGCCGCAGGAGCTTGTTGCTGCCACAGCGGGCGCAGCCCGGGCGGAGAGTGTGGTGCCTGGAACCGCCGCGGGCGAGGCGGTGCATGGCCGGGAAGGGGGAGGTGGCCCGGCCTCTCCCTGCCGCTCCAGCCGCTGCGCGCGCCGGCGACACCGAGCACTCAACTCcttgcctcctccccctcctctgcctcctccgaGAGATGCTGGCTTATGGAGAGACGGGATCCTCTGGTGGTTTACGACTCACTAAACCCACACGCGTTTCATTCAAGCCCTTTGTAGCGGCTTTCACTCGTAGGAGCTGGAAGCGACGAGGGAACAAGGGCGGAGGCGCGGAGCCTGCGCGGCTCGAGGCTAGGGATGGGCGGGACACGTTAATTCCCCAGATGTCGGAACCAGCCTGACCGGTCCGGGAGcggggagggaaagaaggagagaccGGTGTGATCGCTTAAATCCGCTGCGGCCCCCAGGGAGCAGTTAGGCGAGGCGCTCAGCTCCTTAGGTATTCCCGAGAGCTCAAataggagagaagggaagctcAAAGATTTCAATCATAGAGAATGAGCAGTTCCGGGAGTGGGAGGCAGAGTGAGAATGCTCTGGATGCACCATTACCTTTAATACTGAGTTAGAATGCACCCTACCAGGGGTTACTTACAATTCCCAGAGCATGATGGAAGTGGTTTTGTTTGATGAAGTGGTGGGAAATGACAGGTAGAGGAAAATGAACTTGGACAGAATTCCCAGCATGGCTGACCATGCCTTTCCAGCCTTCATACTAAACCCCACACTCCTGCCACAGCTGTCAGGGTATAgctaataaaataacaaatatcagGCAAACTGATTAAGAGAGAAAATGgtagaggaagaaataaacacGTTTTGAAATGTAAAAAGGCAACATCCAGAGAGACAGgagaaaatacagtgaaaaatatgATGCCAATTGTGTTAGATAGAATAATGACCCtccaaaagatgtccacatcctaattcctaATACCAGTGAAActggcaaaggggactttgcagatgtgatttaGTTAAAAATCTCGAGATGGGGAGAGTATcatggattatccaggtgggtccattgaaatcacaagggtccttacaaGAGGGAGGTAGGAAAGTCAGAGTAAAGTGGGGCCATGAGCCGAGTAATGCTGGCAATTTCTGGAAGTTGGAAAAGGTAAAGAAGAGCCCCTGCCTGctcattttagacttctgacctctagaactataagataatgaatatgtgttcttttaagccactaagtttgtggtcattgTTGCAGCAGCAGTAGCAAACCAGTATATGAATTAATCTGAAAAGGCAAACAACAGgaataattttatagaaaaatataaactacCAAAAATAGCtcaagaagaatttttttataaaCCTAAGTAGAACTATaacattaaagaaatcaaatcatTCTTCATGATCCACCCCTAAGAAAGCCCTAGACCTTAACAAATCCTACGGAATTAACATACACTTGTACAAAGTGTTTGATAGATGCCCACTCATTTTATGAAGACAGAATAACTTTAATATCAAAATCAGAcaatgacagaaaaagaaaaaaattataggctAACAGCATGTATTCATTTATACTTTAATCATTTATATACACTAATTCTATCAAATGCATTaattcattaaacaaacattCTGCTCCAGTGATTTAGGatagaacaaagaacaaaataaggGTCTGCTCTCACTGAATTTATATTCTCTTGGAGGAGATAGGCAATaaacaattaaacaaataaatatacaatatgtCAGATGATGAGGAGTGCTCTGGAGGTAAGACTGGAGAGTAAAGGAATAGAGTAATGAGTGGAGAAGCTGTCCTTTCAGAAGGATGGTCACTGGGAGCCTTTCTAATGAGGTGAGTTTTGAATACTTACAAACATATGTCCAATAATCCCAAAGAAAGTCCTGACAAATTGAATTCAACAtcacctgttttttaaaaatataacatataatagGACTAATCCTAGGAATGCTAGGATAGCTTAGCAGttggaacatttttaaaatagtttacgAAATTGAGATATTTAAGGACAAAGGTATATttatctcaacagatgcaggagAAACATTTGGTTAAATGCAATCATCATTTGTTATTAAATCTGTCTgcaaaatagaaatagagaagaaGCTTCCTTAATATAATAAGTCTTAACTAATAAAATACAGCAAACATTAAtgtcaaaatatcaaaaatattccctttaaaatcaaaacaaaacatggatCACCTCTTATAATCAGCACTGTAGTGGAAGTACTTACCaatgaaataagacaagaaaaacaaatggtggttgtaaagaaataaaattgttgcTATTTGTTGATTAGATAAGTCTACGTAGAGAATTTAAAGGGATTAACAAACTTTGATAGCTGCCAGATGTACCTTACCTGATATTAACACTTATATAactacagtaataaaaatagcCTGATGTTAGTGTAGGGATAGCCAaatagaccaatgaaatagaacagTAAACAGGGAAGCGTGCATGAACTTATGTGGGAATTTGATATAATAAGAGTTCTGCCATTACAAATGGTAGGAATGGTTGGGCTAGTCAATAAATAGTACCAAAAAAAATTGACAACCcatatggggaaaaataaaattatatttccttcttCATACTATATATAAAACATGTTTCAGATTAAAGACCTTAATAGGAAACTAAGTATTTAAAACtttgagaagaaaatttaggaaaatgtGATTATGACATCAGAGTAGGAAAGATTTCATGAGTAAGATTCAAGAAGCCAAAGTATAACATGATGATTAATATACCTATCTTAAAGTTTTACAGTTCTGAACCAATAAGGAGACCAACAGCAAACTTATAATCAAGCCACAAGTTAGAAGTAGACTATAATAGACAAGGAGTGATGAGATCTAGTGTCACTAGTAAGTGAGAGAAAAGCGTGGACCCCGGTTggtctttgaaagacacaaaacAATATTATAGTGCAGGTTTACACCTGCCCACTAGAAATATCTTAGAAAATAGGCAACCAGAGCATTTGCTCAGAGCTGAATTATTGTTATATAAGTGACCATTACAAAATGATATAATTTCTACTAATTTGCATGCACAATGACAAACTTTTGAGGGACCTTTCAAGATGGTCACTCTGGCAGTATCCCTGTTTGGGGACACACTTATTGAACGTTTTCACTGGACTGAGAGGAGCAGGTATCATAAGAACACTTAAGAGTGCTGTACTCTTGAGGTTCTTTACtaccattttatcattttctctcaaATAAACCACACTTCACAGAGatctttggaattttctttttgtcctacAACTCAGACAAAAGGGCTGATACCCAATGTGTACAAAAATACctacaaattaaaaaggaaaaaaggctaattgaaaaaaattcacaaaagaggaagCCCAAATGACCAGTAAAAACTTGGAAAGATGGCCAACCTCACTAATAATTAGAGAACTACAAATTATAAGAACAATGAAATGCCATTCCACCCCCACTAGACTGGTATAAATTCAAGAGAATGACAATAGCCAACTGTTTGAGAAGATAGGAAGAAATGAGAGCTCTCATATCTGGGTCTTAGAGGAGAGAGTAATTGTTAATCCCTTAAAAAGTTGGTATTTATCTCCTGTGAACCTGAAACACTGTATCTAAGTATCAACCCTAGAGGAGCTCTTGTCTGTGGGCACGAGGAAACCTCTACACTCGTTCTTAGGAATAAAAAGAATGGAGacaatgcaaatgtccatcaatatagaaatggaaaaaatcattataatatattcataaaaagaacaaaccaGACTTATATGTATCAACAAggctgaatctcaaaaatataaaaataagggGAGAAAAGCAAGATTCAATGTCTTAACTGTTCTATGCTACCATTTGTGTAACTCTTAAAAAGCACACAAAACTGTATGATAAATCATATATGATAtatcataaaagtataaaatatatagatgGAAAAAATACGCATCAGCTTCAGATATCTGTCACctccagggacagagggagggcaaTGGGATGAGAGAGAGCTTCTATTTTAActgtactattttattttttaaaaaaaattttaggaagAGGTAATCTGGGTTACTTGtggaacaagaaaaaaagtggCCAAAATAAAACCAGGGAATTTGCCTCCCCTCTCACCTCATTAGTTTGAAGTTTGGGTTATACATGTAAGCcatgtttatatcttttttacTCTAGGTCACATTAATGTGTCAGTAATTTCCACCTTTACCTAGAAAGGAATCCAAGCACAACAGGGAAAAATGCGCCCTTCCCAGAAACTCCATTATAATTGACATATGCTTACCCTGAGCTGGGCATCATTCTCAGAGTGGTAAGCTGCAGAACTGAGGTATCTATGTTGGAGAGTGGCTTAGGAAAATCCTGGCTGCCTTTGCTTGCCTGAGATTATATCTCTTTATTCATAAGTAGCCTCCTCCTTAACCTGAACAATGATGCCTTCCTACTTGGATGGCTACCATGCTCTGGCTTGGTAAGTTAAGACTTATTGTGCCCATGAATAAAACCACAGAGGGCTCCAGCCACCATGTTGGAGCCTGGGATAATGTCAATCATTTATCCTTTTGGAAACACAATTTTCTTACCTGTGAAACAAGGATACTCATACTTGCTCTCAGTTCTGCCCATCAAGTTGATATGATGATTAGGCAGATATGAAAGGACTTCATAAATTGTacaatatttgttgttgttgcttttagtATTTCAACTATCTGTTGCTATTGCTATCAAGAACATGTAAGGCTTGAAGGAAATTGTGCTTGATAGGTAAAAGTCTAAAGTAATACGTTTATTGTACgagaaaatttagaaagcattcactgtaaaaagaaaaacaaatgtctttCAAATCTTTTCCCAAAGCTTATCTCATCTgtaactataatttttttaaatgggaatagTCACAACTCATCTACTTCTGTAGTTTCTACTTTATAAATATAGATCAGAAAAGATGTTAGCTAATCATTGTCTGGTTTACATCAAAGATCATTTATCTGAACAAGAACTGTTTGAACATGTATTTTTATGTGTCAGCATTCCACAGAGTTTATAATGtataatattgattttttaaaatgcaaaagaggACATGTAAATTATTACCTGTCTTGGCATTTCTATACATTCCATTACGTTTCTATACACTCTTCATTTAGTGTTTTGTGTGCTGAAATACGACACATTGCAAAATAAGAGAAGCAATCATTTCAAGTTTTAAGATACATTATTGAACAGAAGGTTTACACAGCACCCAATTCacttctcaaataattttttcctttcagcttcaGGAAATTCAAAAGGattgtttctttaaaagaaattgtaaTGTGCAACCAATAGATTATTATTTTCTGAGattcaaaatgtgtttttcttttaaaaacagtttgtGGTTGCAAACTCTCTTTGTCCCTCAATTACTAATTGTTAGTTTGGAAACTTTTATTGACGACCTGTTCCATCCCCTCCCTTTGCCACATGTGACAGCCTAATTAAAATTAATGGTAAAAAAGAGTACTGTTTGGGGTAAAACATCAATATGATTCTATCtatcttaaaaatcaaatatcaATATTGAAGTATTTAAAACGAAACagcaataattaaaatagttCTTATTTATGACAGAAAAAAGGTGGCTATTGGGCTACATAAAATATGTTTGGATCACTACACTATACTGTAgctaagtcttttttttttaattggaaagaaaCTTGAATGTAAAAAAGGGTAAAATTAAAGATGAATTACCACCTATATAACCAAACATTCTAACATGCCACAGCTCTTTATGGAGGAAAACACTTTGTGAAACGCAGCCCCACTTTTGCTGAAAATCTATTGAGAAGCAAAGATGCTTGGTTGCTATTAGATCTAATCAATGAACTCAGTGAAGTTGCagtatataaaattaacatacaaaaatcagcagtgtttctatacactaacaacgaattttttgaaaaagaaataaagaaatctatcccatttacattagcatcaaaaataataaaatacttaggaataaatttaagtagGAAGTGGAAGatctctactctgaaaactacaagatactgatgaaagtaatcaaagaagacattaataaatggaaaggtattttGTGTTCATGGACtgggagaattaatattgtttaaatgtccatactaccaaaagccaCCTCTAGATTCAATGCATTCCCTATCAAgtttccaatggcattttttatagaaatagaaaaaacactcCTAAATCTTTTAGAACCACAAAACatctcaaatagccaaagaaattctgagaaagaagaacaaagcagttttgttcctgatttcaagcCATGCTATAAAGCTACActcatcaaaacagtatggtactcgCATAAAAACGGacaaacagaccaatggaacagaactgagagcccagaaataaacccaggcaTATGCAGTCAATTagtatttgacaaaggagctaagaatactcaatggaaaaaaaaaccagtctcttcaataaatggtgctgggacaatcgGATATTCactgtaaaaaaatgaaactgaatccatatcttacaccactcacaaaaattaactcaaaatggattaaagacttaaatataagacctgaaaccattgaAATCCTAGAAGCAAACACAGGAATAAAGTTCCCTGACATGGGTCTTGGAAATGATTTTCTGGATATGGCACCTAAAGtacaagcaaaaaagtaaaaaataaacaagtaggggCACCAACcccatggcgcagcagttaaattcacacgctctgcttcggtggcctagggttcaccggtttggatccaggctgtggacctatgcactgcttgtcaagcgatgcggtggcaggcgtcccgcatataaagtagaggaagatgggcacagatgtcagctcagggccagtcttcctcagcaaaaagaggattggtggcagtgttagctcaaagctaatcttcctcaaaaaaattaaaataaaataaaatgaaaaaataaataagtggaactacatcaacgtaaaaagtttctgcaaagcaaaagaaaccatcaacaaagtgaaaagacaacccaacctatggaatgggaaaacatatataaagaactcagaactcaatagcaagaaaaccaaataacccagtcaaaaaatgggcaaaggatcgaatagacatttctccaaagaagatatatgaaaggccaacaggtacaagaaaagatgttcaacatccctggtcatttgggaaatgcaaattcaaaccataatgagatatcatctcatgtctgttagaatagctatcaccaaaaagataagagataacaaatgccagcgtggatgtggagaaaagagaactcttgtgcactcttggtgggattgtaaattggtagagccactatggaaaacaggatggaggatcctcaaaaaattaaaaatagaactaccatatgatccagcaattccacttctggaaatatatccaaaggaaataaaaacactaactcaaaaagatatctacactctcatgttcatagcaggattatttacaatagccaaaacatgaaaacaacctaagcatccatcaatggatgaatggataaagaagttgtgagatatatatatatatatataaatatatatatacaattgaatattattccaccataaaaaatgaggaaatcttaccatttgcaacaacatggatggaacttctaggcattatattaagtgaaacaagtcagacagagaaagacaaatactgtataatctcacttatctaacaaaagaccaaaaaaatccaaactcatagaaaaagagatcagacatGTGGTTACCAGAGACAgaggatgagaggagagagaattagagaaagatggtcaaaaggtacaaacttccagttctaaGATAAGTAAGTATTACggatgtaatgtacaacgtgATGACTCTGGCTCACACAATATTCTAGGTGCACATGGCATCTAGGAAAGTTATTAAGAGAGGAAAtcctgagttctcatcacaaggagaaattttttttccttttttcttttcttgtttcttttctttttattgtgtctatatgagaagatgaatgttagctgaacctattgtggtaattatttcacaatatacgTAAATAAAACCATCATCCTGTACACCTTAGACtgatacagtgatgtatgtcaattatttctaggtaaaagtggaagaaaaaaagatacttagTTGACACAGAGCGAATAATATGCCAGGAGATAAGAGCACCTGAAGCTTTAGTCCCCCCTAACTCTCAAATAATGTACTTTCCCTGGGAgttatatttagttttaaatcCTGCAAATAATCATAGTAAGCAGAACTTTTAACAGTTATCCAGAGAAAATGTGATGTTATAAAGACACATGGTCTGCCTCCTTCTTCTATTATTTGGATCCAAGCTGTATGTTGTATCCATAAGATTTCCTCAAAGACTCTGAAACAAAGCATGCTATTCTGCTGTTGCTCCATCTCTGACCAAGATTATTGCTTTGAATCAGTTTTCTGTGTAACATTGATACTGAATAGGACTCAAATATAAAAGCAAGTCAAGCCAAACTACAGAAGCATGAGTCTTTGTTTAAAATTGCTAAATGCcagtaaatttgaatttttagcaAACCGACTAGAATATGATTTTTCTGTACAGAGCCAGTAAGGAAGATCATGGATTTCTATATGAAAAGTAAAAAGTTGAGATAGaaggattttaagagaatacaTCACTGATATGGCTCTCTGGGCAACCTATTAAATTTTAGCTCCAGCAAAGAAATCAATTCAATGGACACATCTAAGTCTTAAGTCTTAGCATTTGTTAGCAATTATTTTCTTGATTAGTAGGTGAAATACAAGTGGTACCAAAACAAGGTTTCCTCTGTGAGAGTCGTAAAACTATACCCTAAAGATTGgtcaacaaaaacaataaatttttctAGTATAATCTTTCTGATTTGTTTGTGTTCGCTTTTCAGAATCTCCTACAGAAAATATTTCCTCAGTTGGGATTGaggtccagaaagaaaaaaaaattgttgcttGTGTTAGGAATAAGATCTGCcttctatgtatttttaatttagtatGTGGAGAGGTTGTGATTGGGTTATTAATAGTATAACAAATTGATCTGATAACAGAAATTTTGAATGCTTAGTTCATAAAGTGTTGAGATTTGGCCCAAGGCAACTAAATTTGAATACTTGAGATTACTAGTTCTTTAGTGTTTGCACTTTCAGGTTCACATATGGAGCGACTTTCAAGGCCCCAGCCGGCCCATGGAGTGCTGCTTCAGGACTAGCTTCATGTTCACCCCTTCAGGAACTCAATATCTTTCCCTGAGCATCCACCTTTAGGAGTGGGGAAAGCCTTCATTTCGACTCTCAGATAACAAAGAAGCTGACCGGCTCCTCTTGTATCCGAGAGAGGACACATATATGATAATGTGACCCTTACAGTGGTCTACCATCTACAAGTGGCGCTCCCTGGTGACGGCAAGTTGTCCACAAAGGTGGCACCTTTTAGGCAGTGGAGGGTAGGTAAACAAAATCAAGCTTCTATGATTCCAAGATGCTTTTTAGCTCACTGGAGAAAAGAAGATGCATTTGTTCTATGACAAGACTTCCATTAATGTATATATTAGActttataaaataactttatttataaaataagagaatttggctgctaaaaacaaattaaagatcaataaaatgcTATAACCccttcattttagaaataaggaaactgagaccaaaGTGAGTGAGGTTATTTGCCCTGCATCATGCAGTGCAATAGAAATAGATCTTGGACTAAAAACCAGGTTCtttgagagggaagagaaggatcaGCCAGGCGTTGGTTTAGAAAGGCTTCCTGTATGGAG containing:
- the GPR37 gene encoding prosaposin receptor GPR37, which translates into the protein MRAPGAPLARTSRLLLLLLLKLSASPALGSAPAPRNETCLGESCAPILIQRRSRDAWGPRNSAGDLLLTRAPREEEQEAAARPAPSWDLLVARGGDPGAGRGVEASADEPWGPPARPPGAWRWKGARGQELPGTLGRGNPTALQLFLQTSEEKEKGPRGAGISGNSQDPSVRAEPGASDLYYWPRRAGKLQGSRHDLPPKTVSGPSGYEGRTIAPPGRALAQNGSSGEGIHERGGPRRGNSTNRRLRLKNPFYPLTQESYGAYAVMCLSVVIFGTGIIGNLAVMCIVCHNYYMRSISNSLLANLAFWDFLIIFFCLPLVIFHELTKKWLLEDFSCKIVPYIEVASLGVTTFTLCALCIDRFRAATNVQMYYEMIENCSSTTAKLAVIWVGALLLALPEVVLRQLSKEDLGLSGRAPAERCVIKISPDLPDTIYVLALTYDSARLWWYFGCYFCLPTLFTITCSLVTARKIRKAEKACTRGNKRQIQLESQMNCTVVALTILYGFCIIPENICNIVTAYMATGVSQQTMDLLNIISQFLLFFKSCVTPVLLFCLCKPFSRAFMECCCCCCDECIQKSSTVTSDDNDNEYTTELELSPFSTIRREMSTFASVGTHC